DNA sequence from the Cytophagia bacterium CHB2 genome:
CGGAGCAAGCCGTTGCAGATGCTCGTCCTGTTGTGCGCCGTGATTTTAATGGCCGGCCAGTGGGCATGCGGGTCAAAGGCGCTCAAGAAAGAGTCCGTCCTGGACACACCCGACAACCATTTCAGCATTGGTATGCGCCGGCTGGATAGCGGCAACATTGCCGAGGCCAAGCAAGAATTCATGCGCGCCAAACAACTCGATCCCAAATATCCCGAAGCGGATGCCGGGCTCGGTTTGGCGTATGCTTACGAGGGCAATATCGATCAAGCGATGAAAGCCGTCGATGATGCGCTGGGCAAAAACGATAAGTCGGTCGAGTCCCGCATTATCAAAGGCCGCATTCTTAGCATGCGCGTCGCCTCGTTACAGGGAGATGAAGGCAAAAATCAGGATAAGATTGCGGATCTCACCAAAGACGCCGTCAATGAATTTGATCGCGCCCTCAAATTGAATCCCAACAGCGACAAGGCGCATTTTTACAAAGCAGAAGCCTACAAAACTGCGTATCAATTCGGGCCGGCCGCGGAAGCGTACAGCAAAGTTATCGCGCTGAAAGGTGAATTTGCCGGCCGCGCCGATGCCGGTTATGCCACGATGCAAAAGATTCAACGCGCTGCCCCGGGCACCAAAATCGGCATGAAAATCGCGTTGATTCCTGAAATCGACCGCGCCGATCTTGCCGTGCTGCTGCTGGAAGAATTGAAGCTTGAAGAAGTTTTCAAAAAGAAACAACAAC
Encoded proteins:
- a CDS encoding tetratricopeptide repeat protein, producing the protein MQMLVLLCAVILMAGQWACGSKALKKESVLDTPDNHFSIGMRRLDSGNIAEAKQEFMRAKQLDPKYPEADAGLGLAYAYEGNIDQAMKAVDDALGKNDKSVESRIIKGRILSMRVASLQGDEGKNQDKIADLTKDAVNEFDRALKLNPNSDKAHFYKAEAYKTAYQFGPAAEAYSKVIALKGEFAGRADAGYATMQKIQRAAPGTKIGMKIALIPEIDRADLAVLLLEELKLEEVFKKKQQPNFDTGFQAPADPTKMEQPKAAELPAATDIETHWAKNWIKDIIRIGGMEAFPDHTFQPDMKITRANYATTMQSILVAVTGDKALTTKYIGGQSRFPDMRSDHFSYNAAALMADRGIMNADKITGAFNPEGHMSGADALLVIRDFQNALRITF